From the genome of Leptolyngbya sp. FACHB-261, one region includes:
- a CDS encoding GUN4 domain-containing protein, whose amino-acid sequence MQHHPTVELASERGVDYVPLQNLLVQQDFLAADKLTLQLLCMLAGPLSANRGWLYFTDVERLPNADLRTINALWLAHSEGKFGFSVQRELWLSVGKNWEKFWPKIGWKQNNRWTRYPQEFIWNTTAPKGHLPLSNQLRGVQVLAALMAHPAWLNN is encoded by the coding sequence ATGCAACACCATCCCACTGTCGAGTTGGCTTCAGAGCGTGGCGTAGACTATGTGCCGCTACAGAACCTTCTGGTTCAACAGGATTTTCTGGCTGCCGATAAGCTCACCCTGCAACTGCTTTGTATGCTGGCAGGTCCCTTATCGGCCAACCGGGGCTGGCTCTATTTCACTGATGTTGAGCGCTTGCCTAACGCTGATTTACGCACAATTAATGCATTATGGCTGGCTCATTCGGAGGGCAAGTTTGGTTTCTCCGTCCAACGTGAGCTTTGGCTTAGCGTGGGCAAGAATTGGGAAAAGTTTTGGCCCAAAATTGGCTGGAAGCAGAACAACCGCTGGACCCGCTATCCTCAAGAATTTATCTGGAACACCACGGCTCCTAAAGGTCACCTGCCCTTGTCCAATCAGCTGCGAGGAGTTCAAGTCCTAGCTGCCCTAATGGCTCATCCAGCTTGGTTGAATAACTAG